The following are encoded together in the Flavobacterium sp. TR2 genome:
- a CDS encoding sensor histidine kinase, translated as MNLKNKLAINSTLLFAFILGFVLIGSFLLFKSHREDLYYEKLEDNALITAFFYFEKDEIKKIDSVSYQEIESKYNKIANQSIRIYNAKTKKLYLQDDVPVELTDRKLKAISKNKILHFIIDKRQFCGLYYKDNQGDFIIVVSGIDDVGNRQLEVLALVFFCFYLAGIALNYLLGRFLARQTFRPFEDVISKVNTITTENLHSRLEMPAASGKDEIKELIATFNYLLERLESGVTIQKNFLKNASHELKTPLTFIIGDIDVSLQHPRTNAEYEEVLKSLRKDTFHLKSTLDGLLILSGLELSEPDQMETIRIDEILWNIFEKKAIEYPEVKVALNLDAIANNEDLLSVQANRHLLFIALYNIIDNAIKFSFPLQVNVLASEKNGKLLLKIIDQGAGIAEKDIESIFDLFFRSDRTRHIQGQGLGLFITTQILKRHNIILTVDSELEKGTVFSLLFP; from the coding sequence ATGAATCTCAAGAATAAACTTGCCATAAATTCGACTCTTCTATTTGCGTTTATCTTAGGATTTGTCCTTATTGGGTCTTTTTTGCTTTTTAAAAGCCATAGAGAAGATTTGTATTATGAAAAGCTTGAAGACAATGCCTTAATAACCGCTTTTTTCTATTTTGAAAAAGATGAAATTAAAAAAATTGATAGTGTAAGCTATCAAGAAATAGAATCGAAATACAATAAAATTGCAAACCAGTCCATCAGAATTTATAATGCAAAAACAAAAAAGCTGTATTTGCAAGATGATGTTCCTGTTGAACTAACCGATCGAAAATTAAAAGCGATTTCAAAAAACAAAATACTGCATTTTATTATAGACAAAAGGCAATTTTGCGGTTTGTATTACAAAGACAATCAAGGTGATTTTATTATAGTTGTTTCTGGAATTGACGATGTTGGAAATCGGCAGTTAGAAGTTCTTGCCTTAGTCTTTTTCTGTTTTTATCTCGCTGGGATCGCTCTCAATTATCTTTTAGGGCGGTTTTTGGCCAGACAGACTTTCAGACCTTTTGAAGACGTCATTTCGAAAGTAAACACGATTACAACAGAAAATCTCCATTCGAGACTTGAAATGCCTGCTGCAAGCGGAAAAGATGAAATAAAAGAACTTATTGCAACCTTTAATTATCTTTTAGAAAGGCTTGAAAGCGGTGTTACGATACAGAAAAATTTTCTGAAAAATGCTTCTCACGAGCTCAAGACTCCGCTGACTTTTATTATTGGCGACATCGATGTCTCTTTACAGCACCCGAGAACCAATGCAGAATACGAAGAGGTTCTAAAATCGCTCAGAAAAGATACTTTCCATTTAAAATCGACTCTAGACGGATTGCTTATTCTGTCTGGATTGGAACTTTCAGAACCTGACCAGATGGAAACGATTCGAATTGATGAAATTTTGTGGAATATTTTCGAAAAAAAAGCAATCGAATATCCTGAAGTCAAAGTCGCTCTAAATTTGGATGCTATTGCCAACAACGAAGATTTATTGTCTGTGCAGGCTAATAGACATCTGCTTTTTATTGCACTTTATAATATTATAGACAATGCAATTAAATTTTCTTTTCCGTTGCAGGTTAATGTTCTCGCTTCTGAAAAAAATGGAAAACTTCTTTTAAAAATAATAGATCAAGGTGCTGGAATTGCAGAAAAAGATATTGAATCTATTTTTGATTTATTTTTTAGAAGTGACCGCACCAGACATATTCAAGGTCAAGGATTAGGTCTCTTCATTACGACTCAAATACTCAAGCGTCATAATATCATTTTGACTGTGGATTCTGAACTTGAAAAAGGAACTGTTTTTTCACTTCTTTTCCCTTGA
- a CDS encoding TonB-dependent receptor, translating into MTKLKLFFSALMLLTAGSIFAQITTSSLSAKVNDGTSAVINADVTLTHLPTNAVYKTTTDKQGRFSFENLNAGGPYELEIKSADTKDYSNAQIHLALGDNDLPAITVGKSDNNVLEEVVITSSKPSSKNNGTSINEKQVNSLPIINRGIQDVTKLVPQSSNNSFAGTNFRYNNVTIDGSINNDAIGFSPSLGGQSGTSGMPGSSTRSNSISLDAIQDIQVYIAPYDIKLGNFLGGSVNAVTRSGTNTVSGSIYSYGRNAALTGPNNAGDGSKMPNSFGDYQVGFRLGLPIIKDKLFFFTNMEYAERTDPVFYNAGQTDSNGKLTSLVDNATAEQITQFVKSNYGFDPGTYGAYNNFSKSQKFFNKIDWKINEKNSLSIRNNTVISQATNLERDAANFRFASMDFTQKNQAISTVLELKTHFNSQWSNSFIASYSAIKDYRDPKSSNIMFPQTEIGYNGGTIFLGNDREATVFNMKQNTTEITDNLTYKTGNHTLLFGTHNEFYDINYGFVNALNGRVSYKSLADFFNKLPTRVRGTYPFDGSTRDEIFNDPYAKFKINLYSAYVQDEIRVGSKLKVVPGVRVDYTDLPNKPKLSQQVQNSPEDPNYGTTYTYTPLNQIKNNFFSTALVSPRIGFTYNVDEDKTFVIRGGSGVFTGRIPFAWLGYAYYNDGVGYGSYDKNNLTPAQVAAAGDPLATGGLNGYHDATPKVQADLVDNKFKMPAVLRNSLAFDKTIDGYKFTVEGIYTKVIRDLEFQQVNKTDNPYYFSYDTNHQMPIYAANINPAFSNAYLLSNTNKGYRYSITEMISKTYDFGFNFMVAYTYGDSRDITNGIRNSMESNFQMNQSLAPNNPQLATSNFNIKHRIVSNVGYGVKLAPNNTFSANVYFNAQSGNPFSWGFVNSTIAGTGQAAGLAYIFKDAAEAAKYIGVNAAGVPSATAAQQVADYEAFINGNDYLKSRRGTFTQRNGDTTPWNIQADLKFMDEIQVTKVGTFQISFSMANIGNLINKDWGRSYFVPNTYNSTASLGLTKSGNLGGVATGDPTYTFQKPTSAPYTVDQLASRFQGQLGLRYSF; encoded by the coding sequence ATGACAAAACTAAAACTCTTTTTTTCGGCTTTAATGCTCCTTACCGCTGGAAGCATTTTTGCCCAAATTACAACTTCATCTTTGTCTGCAAAAGTCAATGATGGAACAAGTGCAGTTATTAATGCAGATGTTACCTTAACACACCTGCCTACAAATGCGGTTTATAAAACGACGACAGACAAGCAAGGCCGTTTTAGCTTTGAAAACTTAAATGCCGGCGGACCGTACGAATTAGAGATAAAAAGTGCAGACACCAAAGATTATTCAAACGCACAAATACACTTAGCCCTTGGAGATAATGATCTGCCAGCTATCACAGTAGGAAAATCAGATAATAATGTATTGGAAGAAGTTGTTATTACAAGCTCTAAACCTTCTTCTAAAAATAATGGCACAAGCATTAATGAAAAACAAGTTAATTCGCTACCGATCATTAACCGAGGAATTCAAGATGTTACAAAACTTGTTCCTCAAAGTTCTAACAATTCTTTTGCAGGTACCAATTTCAGATACAATAACGTTACAATTGACGGTTCTATAAATAACGATGCCATTGGATTTAGCCCATCTTTAGGAGGACAATCAGGGACTTCTGGAATGCCGGGAAGCAGCACACGTTCTAATTCTATCAGCTTAGATGCGATACAAGATATTCAGGTTTATATTGCTCCTTACGATATTAAACTAGGAAACTTTTTAGGAGGAAGCGTAAATGCCGTGACAAGAAGCGGAACAAATACTGTTAGTGGATCTATCTACAGCTACGGAAGAAATGCTGCGCTTACAGGTCCAAACAACGCAGGAGATGGTTCAAAAATGCCAAATTCTTTTGGAGATTATCAAGTTGGCTTTAGATTAGGATTGCCAATCATTAAAGACAAATTGTTCTTCTTTACCAATATGGAATATGCAGAAAGAACAGATCCTGTTTTCTACAACGCTGGTCAGACCGATTCTAACGGAAAATTGACTTCTTTGGTTGACAATGCAACTGCAGAACAGATTACACAATTTGTAAAATCAAACTATGGATTTGATCCCGGAACTTACGGTGCTTATAACAATTTCTCTAAAAGCCAAAAGTTCTTCAATAAGATCGACTGGAAAATCAACGAGAAAAACTCACTTTCTATACGAAACAATACTGTAATTTCTCAAGCGACAAACTTAGAACGCGATGCCGCAAACTTTAGATTTGCAAGCATGGATTTTACTCAGAAAAATCAAGCAATCAGCACTGTTTTAGAATTAAAAACACACTTCAACAGCCAGTGGTCAAATTCATTTATTGCAAGTTATTCGGCAATAAAAGATTATCGTGACCCAAAATCAAGCAACATCATGTTTCCCCAAACCGAAATTGGGTATAACGGAGGAACTATTTTCTTAGGAAATGACCGTGAGGCAACTGTTTTCAATATGAAGCAAAATACAACTGAGATTACAGACAACCTTACTTATAAAACAGGAAATCATACTTTGTTGTTTGGTACGCACAATGAGTTTTACGACATTAACTATGGTTTTGTAAATGCGCTTAACGGAAGAGTTTCTTATAAATCTCTAGCAGATTTCTTCAACAAATTGCCTACTCGTGTTCGCGGAACTTATCCTTTTGATGGTTCAACTAGAGATGAAATCTTTAATGATCCTTATGCTAAATTCAAAATAAACCTTTACAGCGCTTACGTTCAAGACGAAATAAGAGTTGGAAGCAAATTAAAAGTAGTTCCAGGTGTTCGTGTAGATTATACTGATTTGCCAAACAAACCAAAATTAAGCCAACAGGTGCAAAACTCGCCTGAAGATCCAAACTACGGAACAACGTATACGTATACTCCATTAAATCAGATTAAAAACAATTTCTTTAGCACAGCATTGGTTTCTCCAAGAATTGGATTTACCTATAATGTTGACGAAGATAAAACATTTGTCATAAGAGGTGGATCGGGAGTATTTACAGGAAGAATTCCGTTTGCATGGTTAGGATATGCTTATTACAATGACGGTGTTGGATACGGAAGTTATGACAAAAACAATCTAACTCCAGCTCAGGTTGCTGCGGCAGGAGATCCTCTGGCAACTGGAGGTTTAAACGGTTACCATGATGCTACTCCAAAAGTACAGGCCGATTTAGTTGACAATAAGTTTAAAATGCCTGCTGTTTTAAGAAACTCATTGGCTTTTGACAAAACAATTGACGGATATAAATTTACTGTTGAAGGTATTTATACTAAAGTAATTCGCGATTTAGAATTCCAACAAGTAAATAAAACCGACAATCCATATTATTTCTCTTATGATACAAACCACCAAATGCCAATTTATGCCGCTAACATAAATCCAGCTTTTTCAAATGCTTATTTGTTATCAAACACGAATAAAGGATATCGTTACAGCATTACCGAAATGATTTCTAAAACTTACGATTTTGGTTTCAACTTTATGGTGGCTTACACTTATGGAGATTCTAGAGACATCACAAACGGAATTCGCAACTCTATGGAAAGCAATTTTCAGATGAACCAGTCGTTGGCACCAAACAACCCTCAGTTGGCCACTTCTAACTTTAATATCAAACATCGAATTGTTTCAAATGTAGGTTATGGTGTAAAATTGGCTCCAAACAACACTTTTTCTGCTAATGTCTATTTTAATGCACAATCAGGAAATCCGTTTTCTTGGGGATTTGTTAACTCAACCATTGCAGGAACAGGACAAGCTGCCGGTTTAGCGTACATCTTTAAAGACGCAGCAGAAGCAGCAAAATATATTGGAGTAAACGCTGCAGGAGTTCCTTCTGCTACAGCTGCACAGCAAGTTGCAGATTATGAAGCATTCATAAACGGAAACGATTATTTGAAAAGCCGTAGAGGAACATTCACACAAAGAAATGGAGACACTACACCTTGGAACATTCAAGCCGATTTAAAATTTATGGATGAAATTCAGGTAACAAAAGTTGGAACATTCCAAATCTCATTCAGCATGGCCAACATCGGAAACCTTATCAATAAAGATTGGGGAAGAAGTTATTTTGTTCCTAATACTTACAATTCAACAGCAAGCCTTGGTTTAACAAAATCTGGAAACTTAGGAGGAGTTGCAACAGGCGACCCTACTTACACTTTCCAAAAACCAACCTCTGCACCTTATACTGTAGATCAATTAGCTTCAAGATTCCAAGGTCAGCTTGGCTTAAGGTATTCGTTCTAA
- a CDS encoding LuxR C-terminal-related transcriptional regulator — protein sequence MLKEKTFQIFFLTIFITFSIPTCYGQYKISGYIDAEQPNKTVYLSLLKYDEENMITENQILFSTQTNSSGYFEFKGQLLSEKDKLYRIHSNINTINGLQLVRDHEKNNYYNFIFSNRNSIYFPKSGDTWFSQSKNSNLADKEWRKLQSFEDQLKKDNIQIKNKEAQLQAVNDFAEKVKSYSEKSIKHPLLQLLAFSDLKRNDFNIKKDFEKNGAFYEAISNSLKNYYGETSYYLQYQDEISKISHAILQQQYAFQKKLNYTLGILVFILVLTSIFQFKKLKALKPKKAIQEISNLTLTNQEEKITKLILEDKSNKEIADALFISLSTVKTHIRNLYAKLDVANRHELAEKLKNHPWD from the coding sequence ATGCTAAAAGAAAAAACATTCCAGATTTTCTTCTTGACAATCTTTATAACTTTCTCTATTCCGACTTGCTACGGACAATACAAGATTTCGGGTTATATTGATGCCGAACAGCCAAACAAAACCGTTTACCTAAGTCTGCTGAAATATGATGAAGAAAATATGATTACTGAAAATCAGATTCTTTTTTCGACTCAAACCAATAGCTCGGGGTATTTTGAATTTAAAGGACAGCTCTTGTCTGAAAAAGACAAACTTTACCGAATTCATTCTAATATCAATACAATCAATGGACTGCAATTAGTGCGTGATCATGAGAAAAACAATTATTATAATTTTATTTTTTCAAACAGAAATTCGATCTATTTTCCTAAATCTGGAGACACTTGGTTTAGCCAATCCAAAAACAGCAATTTGGCCGATAAGGAATGGAGAAAACTTCAATCTTTTGAGGATCAACTAAAAAAAGATAATATTCAAATCAAAAACAAAGAAGCACAACTCCAAGCTGTAAATGATTTTGCCGAAAAAGTAAAATCGTATAGCGAAAAGAGCATTAAGCATCCGTTGCTGCAGCTTTTGGCTTTTTCAGACTTGAAACGAAATGATTTTAATATCAAAAAAGATTTTGAAAAGAATGGGGCGTTTTATGAGGCCATTTCAAATTCTCTGAAAAACTACTACGGAGAAACCTCTTATTACCTTCAGTATCAAGATGAAATTTCAAAAATTTCCCATGCTATTTTGCAGCAGCAATATGCATTTCAAAAAAAGCTGAATTATACGCTGGGTATATTGGTTTTCATTTTGGTGCTTACTTCCATTTTTCAATTCAAAAAATTAAAAGCTTTAAAACCCAAAAAAGCAATACAAGAAATTTCAAATCTGACATTGACCAATCAGGAAGAGAAAATTACCAAACTGATTCTGGAAGACAAATCAAACAAAGAAATTGCCGATGCGCTTTTCATTTCCCTAAGTACGGTAAAAACGCATATTCGAAATCTATATGCTAAATTGGATGTAGCAAACCGCCACGAATTGGCAGAAAAACTGAAAAATCATCCTTGGGATTAG